In Ruminococcaceae bacterium R-25, one genomic interval encodes:
- a CDS encoding uncharacterized membrane protein HdeD (DUF308 family) — translation MDNITDYVRWYGAIDFEGRPFTRVDNIVLSQLAYLDLKDIPELYSGDGAMTIKDAVGYLTAHGISIRKMAPDDSIRFTNLVKACANSKRFGNLYISSFSDVFNEEDSIQFSAMTFSPDPKGGWAYVGFRGTDSTIAGWKEDFMMSFMLTSSQKMAADYVKKSLETFDTIMTGGHSKGGNLAIYSAAVLPDELFNRVEHIYTNDGPGFCPEVLKEDLIKRANPKTTRIIPQFSVVGNVFAPKVDDSHVIKSDKQMGDQHELCSWLIDHGDIMLAPEGLDPIAEKINTGFDKWIYSVDIDERKRFINALFDAMSDDGTLTVEQFSAQGTKAWERVLNVVMGDDEGFRIAAASLPDQLLLDGAGKKVAKTGLVRQFRKSDLAKGLAMILAGLVIFLIPEAFMFLFVSILLCAATIISIVLCVKKMKKDNWNFQPHLVDATVASALLATTVITFVKEGAFFVMASGIFAALLFACAYNCFARAKKTHNKPFVITLIIMSAIWAVSGIYILFAPENTLAVYMIIVGVLAIVDGLIRVLKAYRIRHRWYVK, via the coding sequence ATGGATAACATTACTGACTATGTGCGCTGGTATGGCGCTATCGACTTTGAAGGAAGACCCTTTACAAGAGTCGATAATATAGTGCTCAGTCAGTTGGCTTATCTCGATCTTAAAGACATTCCGGAACTCTATTCCGGAGATGGCGCAATGACTATTAAAGATGCCGTGGGATATTTAACAGCCCACGGCATTTCTATCCGCAAAATGGCTCCGGACGACAGCATAAGATTTACTAATCTCGTCAAGGCCTGCGCAAACTCAAAAAGGTTCGGAAACCTCTATATTTCTTCGTTTTCTGACGTTTTCAACGAAGAAGATTCCATCCAGTTTTCCGCAATGACTTTTTCGCCTGATCCCAAAGGCGGATGGGCATATGTAGGCTTCCGCGGAACCGACAGCACGATCGCAGGATGGAAAGAAGACTTCATGATGAGCTTCATGCTCACATCTTCCCAGAAAATGGCTGCAGACTATGTAAAAAAGAGTCTTGAGACTTTTGATACGATCATGACGGGCGGCCACTCAAAGGGCGGAAACCTCGCTATCTATTCAGCCGCTGTTCTGCCTGACGAATTATTCAACAGGGTAGAGCACATCTATACAAATGACGGGCCGGGATTCTGTCCTGAAGTATTAAAAGAAGACCTTATCAAAAGGGCAAATCCCAAGACAACGAGGATCATTCCGCAGTTTTCCGTAGTAGGAAATGTTTTCGCGCCAAAGGTCGACGACAGCCATGTCATCAAGAGCGACAAGCAGATGGGTGACCAGCACGAGCTCTGTTCATGGCTTATTGACCACGGCGATATCATGCTCGCGCCGGAAGGCCTGGATCCTATTGCGGAAAAGATCAACACAGGTTTTGATAAGTGGATATATTCCGTTGATATCGATGAGAGAAAAAGATTTATAAATGCACTCTTTGATGCGATGAGCGATGACGGAACGCTTACGGTAGAGCAGTTCTCGGCGCAGGGAACTAAAGCCTGGGAGCGTGTCTTAAATGTTGTAATGGGCGATGACGAAGGTTTCAGGATCGCCGCTGCTTCTCTGCCAGACCAGCTTCTTTTGGACGGCGCCGGCAAGAAGGTGGCTAAAACAGGATTGGTCCGTCAGTTCAGAAAATCAGACCTTGCAAAAGGTCTTGCCATGATACTTGCAGGACTCGTGATCTTCCTTATTCCTGAAGCGTTCATGTTCCTGTTTGTATCGATCCTGCTCTGTGCCGCGACGATCATATCGATCGTTTTGTGCGTTAAGAAAATGAAGAAAGATAATTGGAATTTCCAACCCCATCTGGTCGATGCGACTGTAGCATCCGCGCTCCTTGCAACGACTGTAATCACTTTCGTTAAAGAAGGCGCATTCTTTGTAATGGCGAGCGGCATCTTTGCGGCCCTTCTTTTCGCTTGCGCATATAACTGTTTTGCCAGAGCGAAAAAGACACACAACAAGCCGTTTGTAATAACGCTTATTATCATGAGCGCCATCTGGGCGGTGAGCGGAATCTACATTCTTTTCGCGCCCGAAAACACGCTCGCCGTATATATGATAATCGTGGGTGTTCTTGCTATCGTAGACGGCCTTATCAGAGTGCTCAAGGCATACAGGATAAGACATCGCTGGTATGTAAAATAA
- a CDS encoding peptidoglycan/xylan/chitin deacetylase (PgdA/CDA1 family) produces the protein MGKQCLTVFVLAIITTVLSFVASLCDVRSGANRGWVFSGDATYYYDDLGDEYVGFREIPEDGKIRYFDEETHIMAKGETEISGNLYLFGSDGVMMTGFQDVKGAKRYYSPDTGIMKKGWLHDKGDTYYFNEETGEMLTGWQELSGKKYYFETESGKAAKGLFNLEAGTYYADPDTSIVASGLKAIEGKQYFFDEESGLMTKGWVDYEGEKYYFNEDTGEGLDGIVEKPDGKYGFIGGMMIRNKRAMADNHLYYFGDDGKVTREVDGSKPMVALTYDDGPSKYTSQIIDVFEQYGGKATFFIVGDRVSWNEEHAKREGELNYELGNHTYGHNTLTKLTEEQIKEKLQKTDDELLRVTGRKTTCLRPPGGSCNDKVKKAAGMPIILWSIDTEDWKSRNAEKVCNRVIGKVKDGDIVLMHDLYESTAQATKKIVPALVNAGFQLVTVEEMGLLKQGGLENGVVYYSIGKK, from the coding sequence ATGGGAAAACAGTGTCTTACTGTTTTTGTATTAGCTATCATTACCACGGTGCTTAGCTTCGTGGCATCCCTTTGTGATGTCCGTTCAGGAGCTAACAGAGGATGGGTATTTTCCGGCGACGCCACATATTACTACGATGATCTCGGCGATGAATATGTCGGATTCAGGGAGATCCCTGAAGATGGCAAGATCAGATATTTCGATGAAGAGACTCACATAATGGCAAAGGGTGAGACCGAGATTTCCGGAAACCTCTACCTCTTTGGCAGCGATGGTGTCATGATGACCGGTTTCCAGGATGTTAAGGGTGCGAAAAGGTATTACAGCCCTGATACAGGCATAATGAAGAAGGGCTGGCTCCATGACAAGGGCGACACCTACTATTTCAATGAAGAAACCGGTGAGATGCTTACCGGATGGCAGGAATTAAGCGGCAAGAAGTATTACTTTGAAACAGAGAGCGGAAAGGCAGCTAAGGGCCTTTTTAATCTCGAAGCAGGTACATATTATGCCGATCCCGATACGTCTATCGTTGCTTCGGGCCTTAAGGCAATCGAAGGCAAGCAGTATTTCTTTGACGAAGAGTCAGGCCTTATGACAAAGGGCTGGGTCGATTATGAAGGCGAGAAATACTATTTCAATGAAGATACAGGCGAAGGCCTTGACGGTATCGTCGAAAAACCAGACGGCAAATACGGCTTTATTGGCGGCATGATGATCCGCAACAAGAGAGCCATGGCAGATAACCACCTCTACTATTTCGGTGATGACGGCAAGGTTACACGTGAAGTAGACGGAAGCAAGCCGATGGTCGCTCTTACATACGATGACGGCCCGTCAAAATACACCAGCCAGATCATCGACGTTTTCGAACAGTACGGCGGCAAGGCAACATTCTTTATCGTCGGCGACAGAGTTTCATGGAACGAGGAGCATGCAAAACGCGAAGGTGAACTTAATTACGAACTCGGCAATCACACATACGGCCATAACACGCTTACAAAATTAACCGAGGAACAGATCAAGGAGAAGCTCCAGAAAACAGATGACGAGCTTCTTAGGGTGACCGGAAGAAAGACAACTTGTTTAAGACCACCGGGAGGCAGCTGTAATGACAAAGTCAAGAAAGCGGCCGGTATGCCGATCATTCTTTGGAGTATTGATACAGAAGACTGGAAGAGCAGAAATGCCGAGAAGGTCTGCAACCGTGTTATCGGCAAGGTAAAAGACGGTGATATCGTTCTCATGCACGACCTCTATGAGTCTACGGCTCAGGCTACTAAGAAGATCGTTCCTGCACTCGTAAATGCCGGCTTCCAGCTCGTAACCGTTGAGGAGATGGGACTCCTTAAGCAGGGCGGCCTTGAAAACGGAGTGGTATACTACTCTATCGGAAAGAAATAA
- a CDS encoding putative sigma-54 modulation protein — protein sequence MKITTQGNGIRIGTRLEEKIASKMSKFDKYFGDEGTLNVRIRPEGSDMVVEITMKFDGRILRAEAVDEDILTAVDRTVDKLESQIRRQKTKFLKRKKDFPGIVNYLEDDGGADFDFVDEKDEKITKRKQFALRPMTSEDAILQLEMLGHDFFVYLDSDTNSVCVVYKRYDGGYGLLEPEY from the coding sequence ATGAAGATCACTACACAGGGAAACGGAATTCGCATCGGTACAAGACTTGAGGAGAAGATCGCTTCTAAGATGTCGAAGTTCGACAAGTACTTCGGTGATGAAGGCACACTCAATGTCAGAATCAGACCTGAAGGATCCGATATGGTAGTCGAAATTACAATGAAGTTCGACGGCAGGATCTTAAGAGCTGAGGCAGTTGATGAGGATATCCTGACAGCAGTTGACAGAACAGTTGACAAGCTCGAATCTCAGATCAGAAGACAAAAGACCAAATTCCTTAAGAGAAAGAAGGATTTCCCGGGAATCGTTAATTATCTCGAGGATGACGGTGGAGCTGATTTCGACTTCGTCGACGAAAAGGACGAGAAGATCACAAAGCGCAAGCAGTTTGCATTAAGACCCATGACATCTGAGGATGCCATCCTTCAGCTCGAGATGCTCGGTCACGACTTCTTCGTATACCTTGACAGCGATACAAATTCTGTCTGCGTTGTTTATAAGAGATATGACGGCGGCTACGGCTTGCTCGAACCCGAATATTGA
- a CDS encoding acetolactate synthase small subunit, translated as MPRNKIIIAIYVDNQYGVLSRVTAMFTRRGYNIDSLTVGETESPEYSRITITLTAEKNDKDQVVSQLRKLYNVKKVIVLSTEDCIKRELLLIKVRNTEQQHADIVEATNIFRTKIIDFTDEAISIEATGDSQKIDAFIEYMKKFEIIEMCRTGLVALDRGGTNIWSEHED; from the coding sequence ATGCCGAGAAATAAGATAATCATTGCCATCTACGTTGATAACCAGTATGGTGTCCTCTCGCGTGTAACAGCAATGTTTACGAGAAGAGGTTATAACATCGACTCTCTTACGGTAGGTGAGACTGAATCTCCCGAGTATTCCAGAATCACGATCACGCTTACCGCCGAAAAGAACGATAAGGACCAGGTAGTCTCGCAGCTCCGTAAGCTCTATAACGTTAAGAAGGTTATAGTCCTTTCGACAGAAGACTGTATCAAGCGCGAGCTCCTTCTGATAAAGGTCAGAAATACTGAGCAGCAGCACGCGGACATCGTGGAAGCCACAAATATCTTCAGGACGAAGATCATCGACTTCACGGATGAAGCTATCAGTATCGAAGCTACCGGCGACAGCCAGAAGATAGATGCCTTCATAGAATATATGAAGAAATTCGAGATCATCGAAATGTGCCGTACAGGACTTGTCGCGTTAGACAGAGGCGGTACGAATATCTGGTCTGAACACGAAGACTGA
- a CDS encoding acetolactate synthase large subunit produces MKMTGAQILVETLIEQGVDTVFGFPGGMVVDIYDKLYDKQDKINHILTAHEEGAVHSADGYARATGKTGVVIATSGPGATNLVTGIATAYLDSIPLVAITGNVRNSMIGRDSFQEIDITGITLPITKHNFFVHKVSKLADVVRTAFELAQSGRPGPVLIDIPKDVQEAVFEFKKQPVKKPDPIPCCDDEDIQKAVKLIKEAKRPYIYFGGGAVRTSIGEDIVKLADKLDAVIGCSMMGLSEIPSDSPRFLGMQGMHGRYASSVALAKADLIIALGVRFSDRATGKTEKFSLSATKIHVDCDRAEIGKNVPVDLGICCDIKDFVDRLIKAAPQRKNTEWIKKVEQLKQREADAYEGLPFLPRDAINIISDNIKPDTRLVTDVGQHQCWTAQFFKFRNKRTWITSGGLGTMGFGLGAAIGSSIGTNTRSVLITGDGSFGMCLNELATAVTYNIPVTIVIFNNHALGMVRQWQKVFFDGRYSNTTLDRKTDFVKLAQAFGAKGFKATDKKSFEEAFKKAYKVKGPSIIDLTIKTDSLVLPMLKPGGTFNNLILRREDISDAEK; encoded by the coding sequence ATGAAGATGACCGGAGCACAGATATTAGTCGAGACCTTGATCGAACAAGGTGTTGATACCGTGTTCGGCTTCCCGGGCGGAATGGTCGTAGATATCTATGACAAGCTCTACGACAAACAGGATAAGATCAATCACATCCTGACCGCTCACGAGGAAGGTGCCGTTCACAGTGCTGACGGTTATGCGAGAGCCACCGGAAAGACAGGTGTCGTAATTGCGACATCCGGTCCCGGTGCGACCAATCTTGTTACAGGAATCGCTACGGCTTATCTGGACTCTATCCCTCTCGTTGCGATCACGGGAAACGTAAGAAATTCCATGATCGGACGAGACTCTTTCCAGGAGATCGATATCACGGGCATCACGCTCCCTATTACAAAGCACAACTTCTTTGTACATAAGGTTTCAAAGCTCGCAGACGTTGTAAGGACAGCATTTGAGCTCGCCCAGTCGGGAAGACCCGGTCCTGTCCTTATCGATATTCCGAAGGATGTCCAGGAAGCTGTTTTCGAATTTAAGAAGCAGCCTGTTAAAAAGCCTGATCCGATTCCCTGTTGTGATGACGAAGACATCCAAAAAGCAGTCAAGCTCATCAAGGAAGCCAAGAGACCTTATATTTATTTCGGCGGCGGTGCTGTAAGGACTTCAATAGGAGAAGATATCGTAAAGCTTGCTGATAAGCTCGATGCGGTAATCGGCTGCTCCATGATGGGCCTTTCAGAGATCCCATCGGATTCACCGAGATTTTTGGGCATGCAGGGAATGCACGGAAGATATGCTTCTTCCGTAGCTCTTGCCAAGGCAGACCTGATAATCGCTCTTGGTGTCAGATTCTCTGACAGGGCAACGGGAAAGACCGAGAAGTTTTCTTTGTCTGCAACAAAGATCCATGTCGACTGTGACCGTGCCGAAATAGGCAAGAACGTTCCTGTCGATCTTGGTATCTGCTGTGATATCAAAGACTTCGTTGACCGCCTTATCAAGGCTGCTCCGCAGCGCAAGAATACAGAATGGATCAAGAAAGTAGAGCAGCTTAAGCAAAGAGAGGCTGACGCTTATGAAGGCCTTCCTTTCCTGCCTAGAGATGCGATCAATATCATTTCGGATAACATCAAGCCTGATACGAGACTTGTAACTGATGTAGGCCAGCACCAGTGCTGGACAGCGCAGTTCTTCAAGTTCAGGAACAAGAGAACATGGATCACATCAGGCGGCCTTGGAACCATGGGATTCGGCTTAGGCGCCGCTATCGGAAGCTCTATAGGAACTAATACCAGAAGTGTTCTTATCACAGGTGACGGCAGCTTTGGCATGTGCCTTAACGAACTCGCAACAGCTGTAACTTACAATATCCCTGTTACGATCGTTATCTTCAACAACCATGCACTTGGTATGGTAAGACAGTGGCAGAAGGTATTTTTCGACGGAAGGTATTCCAATACGACATTAGACCGCAAGACTGATTTCGTAAAGCTCGCACAGGCATTTGGTGCTAAGGGTTTTAAGGCAACGGACAAGAAGTCTTTCGAAGAAGCTTTCAAGAAAGCGTATAAAGTAAAGGGTCCTTCGATAATCGATCTTACGATCAAGACAGACAGCCTCGTTCTTCCGATGTTAAAACCCGGCGGAACATTCAATAACCTTATCTTAAGAAGGGAGGATATCAGCGATGCCGAGAAATAA